A part of Rhopalosiphum maidis isolate BTI-1 chromosome 3, ASM367621v3, whole genome shotgun sequence genomic DNA contains:
- the LOC113557627 gene encoding cilia- and flagella-associated protein 20-like, whose amino-acid sequence MFKTKLKVPLYTAFYSVGRNPLENWAIQCKYGETQQVQDNIIKSNVFQIQSPNVNACCITCPVNPKDSLGITLPFVTLLVKNLGLLFTFEITILDSENIRRRLRVSSYHTHTKVSTFMIAFPICMQKDWNNLSINLADITSRTFKTTYMETVRIQVHANCRLRKIYFSDKLYPDDQLPNAYRMHETKNVREKPKSMLKKKELAIEKKSKVNKVVEQSDKLTLPPEQTPD is encoded by the exons atgtttaagaCGAAATTAAAAGTGCCATTGTACACCGCGTTTTATAGCGTCGGCAGAAATCCGCTGGAGAATTGGGCGATTCAG TGCAAATATGGAGAAACACAACAAGTCCAAGACAACATAATCAAGTCCAACGTTTTCCAGATCCAGTCACCAAACGTGAATGCTTGTTGTATAACTTGTCCGGTGAATCCTAAAGATTCACTTGGTATCACCTTGCCGTTCGTGACGTTGTTGGTGAAAAACCTCGGTCTATTATTCACATTCGAAATCacg ATTTTGGACAGCGAAAATATTCGTCGGCGTTTGCGCGTGAGCAGCTACCATACACACACAAAGGTGAGCACGTTCATGATCGCGTTTCCCATTTGCATGCAGAAGGATTGGAACAATCTGAGTATAAATTTGGCCGATATTACAAGTAGAACGTTCAAGACAACTTACATGGAAACAGTACGTATCCAGGTTCACGCCAATTGCCGGCTGAGgaagatatattttagtgaCAAGCTGTACCCAGACGATCAGCTTCCGAACGCGTACAGGATGCATGAAACCAAAAACGTGCGAGAGAAACCAAAGAGTATGCTGAAGAAAAAGGAGTTagccattgaaaaaaaatcgaaggTCAACAAAGTCGTAGAACAGTctgataaattaacattaccaCCAGAACAAACGCCTGACTGa